TCCTGACCATCCATCGCGGTGCCAAAGACCCACATGCCGCGGTCTTTTAACTGTTTGATGGTCTGCGCCAGATTAGTGACCCGGGCAACCGGAACGTATTCGATTGCACCGGTGCTGACTTTGGCAACCGCACTGGTGAGACCCACGGCGCGATGTTTGGGAATGATAATCCCATGTACGCCGCTAGCATCAGCAGTTCGCAGAATCGAGCCCAGATTGTGCGGATCTTCTAAGTTGTCCAACAACAAGAAAAACGGATCTTCGCCTTTATCCGCTGCATGTTGAAAAAGATCATCCACACTCGCGTAAGCATAGGGCGTCATTGCCAGCAAAACGCCTTGATGATTGCCATGGTCACTCATGAGGTCGAGTTTTTGTTTCGGTGCGGTAGCGACCAGAATTTTCTTTTTTTGCGCGATGCCGATTAAATGCTGAATCGGCTCGCTTTTTAGATCGGTTTGAACAAAAAGTTTGTTAATAGTTGCGGCGGTGCCGGCTTTGAGTGCAGCTTCAACGGCATGGCGGCCAAAGACAAACTCATCCGGATCGTGTTCATTTGGTGCTGCTTGCGGCTGTTTTGCCATGACCCGTCTTCCCTTCTTCAACGTACTGAATACACCATGCGGCTAATTCGGCAACCCGCTTGTCGTGCTTTTCGAGATGCAGATAGCCAAATAAGGCCTCAAAGCCGGTCGAAACGCGATACGTGACGACATCGGTATTCTTGGCATGCGTGTAACTTTTGGCATTACGCCCATGTTTGAAAACCGCGACCTCTTCGTCGTTAAGCAAGTGCTCGTCTTCCATCCCCGCGATTAAGGCCGCCTGCGCTTTGGCAGAAACAAAATCTTTGGCGGCGCGCTGTAAGGCAGCCGGGCGCACCAACCCGCGTTTGAGAAGATGTTCCCGAACGTAGACCTCATAAACCGCATCGCCCATATAGGCCAATGCGATGCCGTTCAATTGTTTTGGATCAAATGTCATTTTCTGCGCCACCGCGTTCCTTGAGGAGTGTCTTCCAAAATAATACCTTGCGCTGCCAGCTGATCACGAATCTGATCACTTTTGGCAAAGTCTTTCGCTGCCCGGGCAACATCGCGCGCTTTCACTAACGCATCAATATCGGCATCGAGATTGGTCTGATCGGCAAAAACCACGCCGAAGATCTGCAGCCACGCATCATAAAGATTCAGTAAGTCGTCGAGGCTTTCACGATTAACCGTATTTTCGTTGGCATATTCGTTCAGTAATTTAGCCAAGTCAAAAAGGACGGTCAACCCGTTTTGGACGTTTACATCATCATCCATGGCGGTGATAAATTGGTCTTTCAACGTTTGTAATTGTTCAGTGATCTTGGGATCAACGCCTGGGACGGCATTATCGCGGCGATAAACCAGATTTTCACGGGCGATTTTTAGGCGATTAAGGCTGTTCGCTGCGTTCTTGAGGTTGGCATCGGAGTAACGTATTGGCATCCGGTATTGAGTGCCGGCCATGAAGAACCGCAGAACTTGCGGATCGACTGTTTTCAAAATGTCATGAACCGTAATGAAGTTACCAAGCGATTTGCTCATTTTTTCATCATCTTCGCCAATGGTCACAAAGCCATTGTGCATCCAATAGCGGACGAACTGCTTGCCGGTTTTGGCTTCACTCTGGGCGATTTCATTTTCGTGATGCGGGAACTCAAGATCCTGACCGCCGCCGTGAATGTCAAACGTATCGCCGAGAAGTTGGGTGCTCATGACCGAGCATTCGATGTGCCACCCTGGTCGGCCTTTGCCCCAAGGAGAGTCCCAGCTGATTTCACCGGGCTTGGCAGCTTTCCACAATGCAAAATCAATCGGATCTTCTTTTTTAGCCAGTTCTTCTTGCGTAATGTGCTGACTGGCGCCTTCTTCGAGTTCGTCGACATTTTGATGGCTTAACTCGCCATAATGTTTGAACTTGCGCGCCCGATAATACACGTCCCCATCGACGGCGTAAGCATAGCCTTTTGCGACCAAGTCCTGAACAAAATCAATAATGTCCGGAATCATTTGACTCGCGCGTGGATGGGCAGTCGCTGGTTCGATTCCCAACGCCGTGGTATCTTCCATGAAGGCATCAATAAACCGCTGCGCCAAATCGAGCGGTGCTTCGCCGGTTTTATGCGCGGCATTGATGATTTTATCGTCAACATCCGTGAAATTCGAAACATAAGTGACATGATAACCGCGGTATTCAAAATAGCGGCGAATCGTATCAAACGCAATCGCACTGCGCGTATTACCGATGTGGATATAATTATAGACAGTCGGTCCGCAGACGTACATCCGAATCTCTCCAGGGTGCAGTGGCGTGAACGGCTCTTTTTGCCGGGACATCGTATTATATAACGTTAACATCGGCTCATTTCCTTCCTGTAGCGTCTTAACTGCATTTTACAGGAAAAGCTTCCGTTTATAAAGGAAAGAGCGTGAGCAGGGCCGGTTAGAAACCGGAGCATAAGTGGCCTCAAGCTTAAATGGCCAAAGACCAGCCATTTAAGCTTGAGGTCCTTATGTGTAGGTTTCTGGCCCAGCGAACGCGTTTGGGAACCGGATTGCCTCCCAATCTTTACTGTTTCAACCTAACAAGTACCCAACCTTAGCCATCACGCTAAGGTCCTTACCCACCGACTTCCGGCCCCAGTTTACTCGCCGCATAGAACCAAAAAGACTCCTTACATACCAGCAAGGAAGCCGAAAATCTCCACTCGTTGTTAACGCGTCACGATCGATAAACGAATCCCTTTTCCAAGTCCCTTAGCATACCGTGACAATGTCGTCAGCGACGGAACAGAGTCTAAGCGCTCAATCTTTGCAAGCTGCGGCTGCTTCATGCCAATTGTTTCGGCGAATTGCTTTTGTGAGATCCCGCGGCGAATCCGTTCCGCTTCAAGTTCAGTTAATGCATCGATGATGGTCAATGCTTCGTCAGGAATAGAATCAATTTTACCCTTAACTTCATTCCAAGTGGACACAGAACTGCCCCCTTCTTTTTAACCCATCATCTCAATTTTTTAACCTTTAATCAATCTTCCGCTTCGGATTCAAGATATTCAGCGGATCAAACAAGTCCTTGATTTGATGCTGAATTTCATCAACATCAAAGCCGAGCTCCTCGTTGTTCCACTGATTCTTGCTCATCCCCACGGCGTGCTCGCCGGAAATCGTGCCGCCCAACGCCAGTGCTTTGCGGAACATCATGCGAATGGCTTGGAGCGCTTCTTTTGGCGGTTCCGTCTGGTCGGCTGGCCAGATAACCGTTGGATGCACATTGCCGTCACCGGCATGGCCGGCAGTGTAGATTTCAACGTTCAAATCTTTGGCAATCTCGGCAATGTAGTCCATCATCTCCGGCAGCTTGGATAGCGGCACGGCCATATCTTCCATAATGTGTTGACCATTCGCGAAGACCGCTGGTAACATATCCTGCCGCAGTTTGATGATGGCGCCTGCTTCATCAGGATCGCTGGTTACCTTGATATTCTTGGCGTGATCAGCCGTTAAAATCTGTTCTGCCATTTTCAGACTGGCTTCACCACCCGCATCCAGCCGGAAAATGAGCATTGCCTCGGCACCTTCTGCATAGTGTGTGCCTTTATACCGATCCAACGCCGCAACGGTCAAGCCGTCCAGTGCTTCGAGGGTCACCGGATAAATCCCCGACAACCGCAAATCTTCGACCCCTTTGGCCAAGGCCGTCATGTTATCAAAATAAGCCACCCCGACCACAGGCGTCCCGATCGGAATCGGATTCAACTTAACGGTGATTTCCGTAATAATGCCTAATGTGCCTTCAGATCCCACAAAAAAATGGGTCAAGTCATAGCTAAAGGCATGCTTATAAGTGCGACCGCCGAGTTTGATTTCTCTGCCATCTGCAAGCACGACTTTCAAGCCCAGCACATTGTCCGTTGTTGCGCCGTACTTGACCGTACTCATCCCACCGGCATTGGTCGCTGCGTTACCGCCGATACTGGAAATCGGCTTAGAACCCGGATCAGGCGCATAGAACAAGCCTTGCTTGCGGGCTTCTTTATCCAAGTCACCGTTAATCACGCCCGGTTCTACAACCGCCAACAAGTCACCTTTGCTGATTTCCTTAATCCGATTCATGCGCACCGTTGATATGATAATGCTGCCATTGAGGCCATCCGCCCCGATAACGGTACTGGTATCCGCGCCTTGAGGAACGACCGGAATGTGATATTGCCGCGCTATTTTCAAAACACCTTGAATATCCGCAACATCGCCAGCCGCGACATAGGCCAAAATTCTGCCGTCAATCTCCAGCTGAGCATTGCCATTGGCGCTATGTTTGCGCGCAACCTGATCATCTGTATGAATCTCCGCGTGCGGTGCGGCGGCACGTAAAGCTGCAAGGATCTCCGCATTGTCATAAGCAGTAAAAATTGCCATTATCCAGACCTCCATTGCTTTGATTGCTGGGTTCATTAT
Above is a window of Lacticaseibacillus casei DSM 20011 = JCM 1134 = ATCC 393 DNA encoding:
- a CDS encoding FAD-binding oxidoreductase → MAIFTAYDNAEILAALRAAAPHAEIHTDDQVARKHSANGNAQLEIDGRILAYVAAGDVADIQGVLKIARQYHIPVVPQGADTSTVIGADGLNGSIIISTVRMNRIKEISKGDLLAVVEPGVINGDLDKEARKQGLFYAPDPGSKPISSIGGNAATNAGGMSTVKYGATTDNVLGLKVVLADGREIKLGGRTYKHAFSYDLTHFFVGSEGTLGIITEITVKLNPIPIGTPVVGVAYFDNMTALAKGVEDLRLSGIYPVTLEALDGLTVAALDRYKGTHYAEGAEAMLIFRLDAGGEASLKMAEQILTADHAKNIKVTSDPDEAGAIIKLRQDMLPAVFANGQHIMEDMAVPLSKLPEMMDYIAEIAKDLNVEIYTAGHAGDGNVHPTVIWPADQTEPPKEALQAIRMMFRKALALGGTISGEHAVGMSKNQWNNEELGFDVDEIQHQIKDLFDPLNILNPKRKID
- a CDS encoding Mini-ribonuclease 3, yielding MTFDPKQLNGIALAYMGDAVYEVYVREHLLKRGLVRPAALQRAAKDFVSAKAQAALIAGMEDEHLLNDEEVAVFKHGRNAKSYTHAKNTDVVTYRVSTGFEALFGYLHLEKHDKRVAELAAWCIQYVEEGKTGHGKTAASSTK
- the rlmB gene encoding 23S rRNA (guanosine(2251)-2'-O)-methyltransferase RlmB; the protein is MAKQPQAAPNEHDPDEFVFGRHAVEAALKAGTAATINKLFVQTDLKSEPIQHLIGIAQKKKILVATAPKQKLDLMSDHGNHQGVLLAMTPYAYASVDDLFQHAADKGEDPFFLLLDNLEDPHNLGSILRTADASGVHGIIIPKHRAVGLTSAVAKVSTGAIEYVPVARVTNLAQTIKQLKDRGMWVFGTAMDGQDYRQWDAKGSTALVIGNEGKGISPGIAKLMDATIAIPMVGHVQSLNASVAAGILMYQAFASRHEGK
- a CDS encoding helix-turn-helix domain-containing protein: MSTWNEVKGKIDSIPDEALTIIDALTELEAERIRRGISQKQFAETIGMKQPQLAKIERLDSVPSLTTLSRYAKGLGKGIRLSIVTR
- the cysS gene encoding cysteine--tRNA ligase, which encodes MLTLYNTMSRQKEPFTPLHPGEIRMYVCGPTVYNYIHIGNTRSAIAFDTIRRYFEYRGYHVTYVSNFTDVDDKIINAAHKTGEAPLDLAQRFIDAFMEDTTALGIEPATAHPRASQMIPDIIDFVQDLVAKGYAYAVDGDVYYRARKFKHYGELSHQNVDELEEGASQHITQEELAKKEDPIDFALWKAAKPGEISWDSPWGKGRPGWHIECSVMSTQLLGDTFDIHGGGQDLEFPHHENEIAQSEAKTGKQFVRYWMHNGFVTIGEDDEKMSKSLGNFITVHDILKTVDPQVLRFFMAGTQYRMPIRYSDANLKNAANSLNRLKIARENLVYRRDNAVPGVDPKITEQLQTLKDQFITAMDDDVNVQNGLTVLFDLAKLLNEYANENTVNRESLDDLLNLYDAWLQIFGVVFADQTNLDADIDALVKARDVARAAKDFAKSDQIRDQLAAQGIILEDTPQGTRWRRK